CGCGCCGATGATCGGAGCAGCTGGAGCGACCGTATCGGAGAACACCAGGCGTTCGACGTTCCTCAGGGTGTCGGTGCCGTCGGCGCCTCCGCCGTTGTGGACCACAGTGGTCACGGATCCCGGCGAGCCCAGAGCGGCGCCAAGCGGGACCGTGGTGACGGTGTAGTTGGCCTGGATGTCGGAGAACACTGCGGAGTCGGTTCCACCAGAGCCTGTCAGGATCTCGCGGACCGCGACAATGTTGCCGGGGTTCACGGTTCCCGCGAAGACAGCCTCCTGAAGCGTCGGGCCCGTGAGGGCGCCGGCTGCATCGCGCAGGTACTGGCTGGTCATGGCGCTCTGCCCTGGCCCTTCAATACCGGCGCTGCCGATCTGTGTCGCCGGGTTGTTCGGGTCAGTGCGAACACTGAGCCGGACGCTGAGGTATGCGTCGCCGTCGATGATGTCGTCGCCTCCACGTCCTTCGATCAGGTCGCTGCCGGCACCGCCGAGGAGGATGTTTCCATCGCCCCAGACGTTCGTACCGGGAGTCAGCAGCGGGCAGTCCTTCGATGCCGACGCCGCAATGACCGAATCCGCCGGAGTGTTCAGCGCCGGCACCAGTGCGTCAAGACCGGCAATGCGGTCAAGACCTGCTTGATCCAAAACGTCGCACCCGATGAACCCTGCGCCGCCGCGCGCTGACGGCACAATGCTGTCACCGCGGAGGGTGTCGTTGAGGTTTCCGCCGGAGAGCGCCTCGACCTCGTTGAACCTGTCACGTACGCCCACCTGAAGTATGCCGAGGGGCGCGATGGGCAGGGCCAGATCGGCATCCTGCGGTTGCGGGTCACTTTGGCCGATTTCCCAGTCATAACCCGATGCACCGGCGACCTTCTCGACGCCCGGACCGGCGACACCGATGTCGTCGCCACCTTCCATGTCGTAGTCATCGTCACCTCCCTGGCCGATCAGGATGTCATGCCCTGGCTTCTGCGAATCATCAAGGAAGAACAGGTTGCTGGAGTCACCGATCAGAAGGTCGGGACTGTCGCCGCCCTCTTCCCAGTCATTCCCGCTGTCACCGAAGACTGCGTCCTCGCCCTGACCTGCGATGGCAAAGTCATCGCCCGCCCCGGCAAAGGTCTCGTTGATGTTTGCCCCGCCGTTGGTGAAGTCATTGCCGTCGCCGCCCATAATGATGTCCAGGCCCGGGCCGGCGTCGATCGCGTCGTTACCGGGTCCGCCCTTGGGCACGTCGTCACCGGCGAAGTCGGTGATGATGTCGTTTCCTTCACCGCCAAGTGCGATGTCGGCGCCGCCACCGCCCTCGATGATGTCGTTGCCGAGGCCGCCCCAGAAGGTGTCATTGTCGTTGCCGCCAGAAACTCGGTCCACGCCGGCAGTGCCGTTGTAGACGCTCTGGCCGTTGATCCCGGCAGGGTTAACGCTATTGACGGCCTTGTACTTGATGGTGCCGTCAGGCATGCGGATCAGCAGAGCCGTCTCATTGCACTCTGATGCCGGATCGTCCGCAACAGTATTGCCGGACGCCGTGAAGCCGGCAGCGGTACCTGCCAGGTTCTTTAGCTCGAACTTGCAGTCCGCCGTGGCGAACGCGTCGGCCTTCAGGCTGTGGGCGTTCGTGTTGCGCATCATCAGTTCGGCGAAGGAGTTTCCTTCGAGCTGTGCCCTCAGGTTCATCCCGGGGGTGCGCGCGAGGTAGTACAGCCGGTCACCCTGTTGCAGATCTGTCAGCTGCTTCTCGAACACGTAGTTGAAGGTGCTGCCGAGCAGGCCGCCGAACAGGTTGGTCTTTTCGGCAAGACCACCGACCCAGAGGTCGATGTTGTCGAGTCCCGTGATCGATGCGGTTCCGTTGTTCGCCCAGGCGTCCGTGCTGTTCATGAACGCCGCGGCGTCGGCAGGAGCCACGTCACCTGCGAGGGCATCGGGGCTGACGATCTTCCGTGCAGCAGTCCGCTTTCCCGCCAGCGTCGTTTCGCCGGTGATGGACGGGTGCTTGCCGTAGGCCGCCACAAAGTTGATCAGCGACTCCGGGTGCTTGAGGTTTTCGCCGTAGTCGATCCAGTTGATGTAGGGCTTCAGCTGGCCGTCGTTCGTCGAGTTGAACAGCTCACGGCGGAGGACGTTCAACGTCGGGATGCCTTCGGACCGGGCACGCGTCATGTTAATGGTCGGCAAGTCCAGCGGAAGGCCGAGCAGGTTGTTACGCAGCGTGTCGGTGACAAACTCGTCGAGCTCGTTAGCGACCTGGTCCGACATGCCCATGATGACGCTGCCTGCGGCCTGTTTCGAGGTCAGGACACCAGCTGGGCCGCCATCCGTGTAAGCCGGCGGGTTGAGGAATCCATGGAGCAGGGAGATGTCGTTTTCGGTTCCCCTCACGTCGTCGGCAGTACCGAACACGGCGTCAGGACCGGGCAGATCCTCGTTCCGGCGGGAGATCGTCTCCGTCAGCATGGAGTGACCAAAGCGGTACACGGCATGGGCGAATTCGGCCTTGATCGCCGGGTTGAGTTCCGTCTGGGTGAAAGCAAACACCGCGAACGGGTTGATCGCGGGCTGAATCTTGCGCGCGAACTCCTCGAAGACCAGGTGCTGGTACTCCATCTCTGTGATGAAGCGTGCTGCCTGGAACAACCGTTCGCCGTTCCAGCCACTTGCGCCGGCAGCCGACTTCCATTCGGCGAGAGCTGCATTACCGCTTGCTGAGGTGTCGGTGGTGAGCACTTTCTTAATGTCGCCGATCAGGCGGTCATGCTCGGAGTGGAAGATCTGGTGAATGGTGGTCAGCCCAATGTTCTCATTGACCCGGCCGTCACCGGCGATGAAGTGCGCGTTCAGCATCTCGTCGTCGTAGGTGCCCGCCGGCTGGCTCGCGAAGTCAGCCGAAGCCGTGGTATCCGCGTCCGGGACGGGGGCAACCGGCGGGGTGGCCGGGTTGTGGTCCGTGTCCTGCGGTGACGGATCAGCGTTGTTTGCAATGTCGGTGAGGAACGGGGTGTTGAAGTACCGCACGTTCGACGGCACCAAGGTTCCCCGCCCGCCATTGGCGGCACGGTTTGCCTCCACGAGGCCAGTAGCCGTCACGAACTGCGGAAGACCCCGGGCGGGGCCGGGAATGAACTTGCCGTACGCGTCGGCGGCCATCATCGGGATCTTCGTTACATCCCGGTCAACAAGCTGGATTCCGAGAAGAGTCCTCGCCTGGGCCTTTGTCGTGGTCCAGGTGGCCATGCCACCGGCTGTTGGGCCGGCCGGTCCGCCAAGGAGCTCGCCGGTGGATACCGGCCGGCCAGCGGTGTTATTCACGTACTTACGCACAAATACCTGGTGCGAGGGGTGCGAGGTGTAGGTCTGGCTCTGGTCGACCCAGGGCGAGTCCGTGTTGGTCGCATCCTGCACGTCGTCCGCGTTGCCGAGGATGCCGTCCGGACCGGGCTGGTTCTGGCCGCGGGTCAGCACCATGAAGCGCAGGTTCGGATTGAGGTCGTCGGCGGTGCCGAGGATATGGTCCGGACCTGGAATGAGCGGGTCGTCGGCCTTCAGCGGAACGTAGACGGTTCCGCCGCCCTTGACGGTCTGGTCCACACCGTGGTCAAAGAACTGGCCGAACAGCGTGAACAGGGAATTGTACGGTGGCGACAGCCCGACGTCGGTGGTGACGTTGGGAATGAACAACGTGTTGTGTGACGGCACGCAGCCTGCGGGGATTCCGGCGGCCGTGGGCGTCGGGTCCGTAGTACACGGGACGACACCCTGGTTGCCCTGGGTTCTGACCGGGAAGCCAGCCGCCGCGATGGCTGCCGGGTTTGTGGAGGTCTGGTCGACGATCAGATTGCTGATCACGCGCGGCTGGGAATCGAACACGCTTCCGGACTTCTGCGCATAGCTGGTCGCCGTGGGCGGACCGCCGAACGATCCCGACTCAGCGGGCCGGAAGGACTTGGATCCCAGACGCGGGAATGTCTGGTCCGCGGAACCAAAGGTTTCCTGGCCTGCTTGGAGGTTGTTGCAGCTGCCGTCCACCGTCCGCAGACCGAACGAAAGCAGCGGGCTGGCAAGCTGGTTGGGGCCGTTGCCAACGAGCGCACCACACGGGCCCGTCGCCGAGGTGGTGTTGGCCACATGGGCTTCGGCGATCTTGATCTGCTTCAGGATGAAGGACAGATCAGAGGGGGTGACTGTAAACCCTTGACCGACGGGAGCCGCCACTGCATTGGCTGCCACCACGGGCAGCCCCATGGCAATCGGCAGCATCAGGGTGGTTGCCGCTGCCATCAGACGGAAGGGGACGGGCATCTTGCCGCGTCTCCGTCGCTGACTGCGATTCGGTGGTGGGTTGCTGTGGGCGGCAGACCGGTATTGCTCTGCCGCACCGTCGGACTTCCAGGCTAAGAGTTTCATGGCACGCCTGCCGCTAGGAGGGATGGAACAGTGCCATGGTGTTCCGCCCCACCCATAAAAACCTTGGTGGTTTTGAATGCCTCGAAGTGGTGTCCCACCCATATGGGCCACCCATATGGGGGGCCCCGCACCCGGAACAGCCAAGAACGCCCGGGCGAAACCGCTGTTCGCGGCTTCGCCCGGGCGTCAGGAGAGCAAGAGGATGGGGGGTGGGTGGGAGTCAGCTGTGACCGTCAGTGAGGGCTCATACGGGCCAGTTCATCAGCGTGGAGCGGATCAGAAAGCGTTTGCCTTCCGGCGCCTCCACCGAGAAGCCGCTCCCCCGGCCAGGCACCACATCAACGGTGAGGTGGGTATGGCTCCAGTAGTTGAACTGCTCCCGGGACATCCAAAACTCCAGCGGCTGGGCTCCCCCGGAAGAACCGCCGTCGGAAATCTCAAATGATCCGAGCAAGACATCCGCGTCGCCGGTGATGAACTCCCCGGCCGGGTAGCACATGGGCGAGGAGCCGTCGCAGCAGCCGCCGGACTGGTGGAACATCAGCGGTCCGTGCTGGAGCCACAGCTTCCTGAGCAATTCCACCGTCTCGGCGGTGAGCGCCACCCGGGAGAACTCCTCCCCGGGCAGCGTCACTGCGGCGTCGAGCCTGGTTTGGGACATTAGAACCTGAGCACCACGCGGCCATCGATCTTGGCGTGCTTCATCTCGTCAAGAACCGCGTTGACCTCGGAAAGTTCCCGAGTGGATACAGTGGGGTGGATCTTGCCCTGAGCGTAGAAATCCAGGGCTTCCTCGAGGTCCTGCCGTGTGCCCACGATCGAACCGCGGACAGTCAACCCCTTGAGGACGATCTCGAAAATCGGAGCAGGGAAGTCACCCGGCGGCAGGCCGTTGAACACGATGGTTCCACCGCGCCGGGCCATGCCGATCGCCTGGCCGAAGGCGGACGGGTGGACAGCGGTGACGAGCACGCCGTGGCAGCCGCCCGTTTCACGCTGGATGACTTCCACTGGGTCCTCGTGCAGTGCATTGACCGTCAGTTCGGCGCCATGCTTCTTGGCAAGAGCCAGCTTGTCATCAGCGATGTCCACGGCAGCGACCCGGAGCCCCATGGCCACGGCGTACTGCACGGCGATGTGCCCCAGCCCGCCGATGCCGGAGATGGTGACCCACTGGCCGGGCTTGGCCTCGGTCATTTTCAGGCCCTTGTAGACGGTGACGCCGGCGCAAAGCACCGGTGCCACTTCAACGGGGTCCGAGCCGGCAGGGATGCGGGCGGCGAAGCGGGTGTCCACCAGCATGTACTCTCCGAAGGAACCGTCCACGCTGTAGCCGGCGTTTTGCTGGGCTTCGCAGAGGGTTTCCCAGCCGGTGCGGCAGTACTGGCAGTCGCCGCAGGCGGACCAGAGCCAGGCGTTGCCTACGAGGTCACCTACGGCGAGGTCCGTGACCCCCTCTCCGAGGGCAACCACTTCGCCTACGCCTTCGTGGCCGGGTACGAACGGCGGTGTCGGCTTGACCGGCCAGTCGCCTTCTGCGGCGTGGAGATCTGTGTGGCAGACGCCTGTGGTGAGTACTTTCACCAGCGCCTCCCCGCGGCCAGGCGTGGGGATGGGGAGCGTCTGGATCTGAAGATCCTTGCCGAATTCAGTTACTACGGCTGCTTGCATTGTCGTCATCATTGGCGAAATCCTTGCGTCGTTGGAGCTTGGGTGTTGTTGTGGCAGGTGCAGGAAGTGCGGCTTAGAAGAAGCCGAGCTTGTTTTCGTTGTAGCTGACCAGGAGGTTCTTGGTCTGCTGGTAGTGGTCCAGCATCATGGAGTGGTTTTCACGTCCGATGCCCGAGGACTTGTAGCCGCCGAACGCGGCACCGGCCGGGTAGGCGTGGTAGTTGTTGACCCACACGCGGCCGGCCTGGATCTCGCGGCCTGCGCGGTACGCCACGTTGCCGTTGCGGGACCAGACGCCGGCGCCGAGGCCGTAGAGGGTGTCGTTGGCGATTCCCATGGCGTCGTTGTAGTCGCTGAAGCGCGTCACCGAGACCACCGGTCCGAAGATCTCCTCCTGGAAGATGCGCATCCTGTTGTGGCCCTCGAAGATGGTGGGCTGGACGTAGTAGCCACCGGCCAGGTCCCCGGGCAGCTCGGCGCGGGCACCGCCCGTGAGCAGCTTGGCACCCTCCTGCTTCCCGATGTCGATGTAGGAAAGGATCTTTTCGAGCTGGTCGTTGGAGGCCTGCGCGCCGAGCTGCGTGTGAGTGTCCAGCGGGTTGCCCTGGATGATCTTCTCCACCCGGGCCACGGCGTCGGCCATGAAGGAATCGTAGATGTCGTCCTGGACCAGGGCGCGGGACGGGCAGGTGCAGACTTCGCCCTGGTTGAAGGCAAAGAGCGCGAAGCCTTCCTGCGCTTTGTCGTAGAACGCATCGTTGGAGTCCGCAACGTCGTTGAAGAAGATGTTGGGGCTCTTGCCGCCCAGTTCCAGTGTGACCGGAATGAGGTTCTGGCTGGCGTACTGGCTGATCAGCCGGCCGGTGCTGGTCTCGCCGGTGAAGGCGATCTTGCGGATCCGGGGGCTGGAGGCCAGCGGTTTTCCGGCCTCCACGCCGAAGCCGTTGACCACGTTGAGAACGCCGGCCGGCAACAGATCGCCGATCAGTTCCATCAGCACCAGGATGGACGACGGCGTCTGCTCAGCGGGCTTGAGGACCACGGCGTTGCCTGCCGCGAGTGCCGGCGCCAGCTTCCAGACGGCCATCAGGATGGGGAAGTTCCAGGGGATGATCTGGCCCACGACGCCGAGGGGCTCGTGGTAGTGGTAGGCCGTGGTGTCGTCGTCCAGCTGGGAAAGCCGGCCTTCCTGTGCACGGACGGCGCTGGCGAAGTAGCGGAAGTGGTCCGCTGCCAGCGGGATGTCGGCGTTGAGCGTCTCGCGGATCGGCTTGCCATTGTCCCAGGACTCGGCCACAGCCAGCATTTCGACGTTCTCGTCGATCCGGTCGGCGATCTTGTTCAGGATCGCGGCCCGCTCGGCCACGGAGGTCTTGCCCCAGGACGGTGCGATCTTGTGGGCGGCGTCCAGCGCCAGTTCAATGTCTTCCGCGGTGCCGCGGGCCACCTCGCAGAAGGCCTTGCCGGTGACGGGCGTGATGTTTTCAAAGTACTGGCCCTTGACGGGAGGGACCCACTCGCCGCCGATCCAGTTCTCGTAGCGGTCCTTGAACGTGACCTTCGAGCCCTCCGTACCGGGCTGTGCATAGACAGTCATTGCTAGCTCCTTTGCTGCGCATGATGGTGGCGATCACCGTTGCCTTCAGCGTAGGAGCCGGGAGGTTGCAGTCAGGTTGCAACCCTGTGAGTCAGCTCACGTTCCATGCCCTGCGGCGGCCCTGCGGCGGGTGCCGCGCGGCGGCCCTGCGGCGGGTGCCGCGCGGCTACTCCGCTGCCAGGGACTGTGCCTGCCGCGCCCACTCCAGGACCGCCGCCTCATCCACTTCATCCGGGCTGGCGTATTTGATCACGGCCATCTGGTTGGATGCCGGCTTCAGGTCGCCCGGATCGGCAAACTGCTGGCCCTGCCAGAACATCAGCGTCACGAACCTGGGATAAGGCTTGTAGCCCACCAACGGGTCCTTGCCCCGGAACCACACGGGATGCCCGTGCCACACCTTCGCTTCGCTCCCGGGCAGCCCGCGCCCGATCAGCGGCTCAAGTTTCCTGGCAACCTCGGCAATGGTTCCGTCAAGGCCCCGGTTGAATTCCTCGATGGTGGCTGGCACGGTGCTTCCTTCCGCTGGCGGCGTGTTGATTAGATGTGTTGACTAACAGTGCGGTGCCGCGGGCGTCACGCGCTCAGTTCGGTTTCCAGGCGTTCAAGATCTGCGACGACGGCGGCCCGCTTGGGCGAGCGCGGCGGCAGGAGCTTCAACGCGGCAATGCGGACGCCGACGTCGTCCCTTGCCTCGGGCAGCCCGGCGTACTTGAGCAGCGACTCAGCGCTGCCGTCCGTCAAGACGGCCTCGCGCATCAGCGAGGAGACGCGGTCCCGCAGTTCCACGATGCCGGGAGCTTCAGAACGTGGCAGTACGGCCCCGCGGTAGATTTCCAGGGCGATCCGGTGCGCTCCGCGCTGCAGGCAGTTCAGCACCTGTCCGCTGTCCGGGACCAGGTCCATGGTGAGTTTGTAGGGGCGCGATTCCGGGACGGCAGCGGGGTTGAGTTGCTGCAGGATCTTGCGCAGCCGCACCATCTCCGCGCGCAGGGTCATGGTGGAGCCGTCGCCCGGATAGAGCAGGACACTGAGTTCCTCGGCGCTGAGTCCGTCGGGATGGGTGCTCAACAGGGCAAGGATTTCGCTGTGCCGCGCGGACAACGGCATGGTCCGGCCCTCAATGCTCAGGAGCGCCTGGTCGCGCCCCAGAACCTGCAGGCTGTTGCGGTACAGGCTGCTTTCAGAGGCGTTTCCGGATTTTGCCGCGGAACCGGAGTTCCGCCGTCGTGCGGGTGTCCGCGACTGGGATGCCGCCAGCTGAAGCCGTTCCACGCGCAGCTGCGCCTGCGCTGCTGCAACCGTTGCTTCCACGAGCGAGAGCGTATGCGGGGCCACCGCCGACGCCGTTCCCGTGATGTCCACAACCCCCAGCAGCGCGCCGGAGTCCGGGTCGTGGAACGGGACGGCCGTGCAGCTCCACGGGTGAACGGAGCGTTTGTAGTGTTCTGCACCGGAAATCTGGATTCCCCGGCCCAGCGCCAGTGCGGTGCCGGGGGCGCTGGTGCCTACCGTGGCCTCGGACCAGTCGGCGCCCGGGACGAACATCATGCCCTCGGCGCGGCGCAGCATCACGGGATCGCCCTCCACCCAGAGCAGCCGGCCCACTTCGTCGCCGACGGCCACGAGCAGTCCGCTGTCATGGCTGGGCTGGACCAGAAGTTTGTGGATCACCGGCATGATGGCGGCGAGCGGGTGCTGGCGGCGGTATTCCTCAAGCTCTTCCCGGTCCATGGCCAGCGGCGCCTCGGGGTTGTCCGGATTTGCGTGGAGCTCGGCAGACCGCTGCCACGATTCCTGGATCAGGCTCCGCAGACCCGGAATCTCCTGTGCCTGGGGGGAAACCAGGCTCTTGACACCGAGGTGCTCATGACCCGCCAGGGCATTGCGCTGGATCAGCTCCGCAGCGTCGCCGCCGGGTGCCGCCGGATGGATCAGGTTCCTCATCGAACTCCCACCTGCCGGGCACATGAAAAAGCCCGACAAAATCTAGTCCGGCCAGTCTACCGGGGCTTGCCCTCCCCGGCTATGGCGTTACCCGCCGGGCACCCTACCGGGGGCGACCGGCGAACTCAGGTCAACGAAGGTTCCGTCCGGGCAGCGGACGTAGGAGACCGTCTGGCCCCACTTAATTTCCTGTCCGCCTGACGCAGTGTGCATCAGGCGCGGGAGATGTCGATCATTTCCTCGCGCGGAACAACCTTGACGCGTTCACGCACGACGCCGTCGGCCGCCTCGGATTCCGACCATGCGGCCCCGAGGGCTGCTTCGTGCGCATTGAGCTTGTTCCAGCCTTCCCAGGTGGTGTATTCGATGCCGCGTTCTTCCAGGAGGTGGATGATGGCCTGCGGATCCGGGTTCTTCGCCGGGGGCAGCGTCAGCCGGTCTTCGAGCAGGAATCCAATGGTTTCCAGGGCGTCGCCCTTGGTGTGCCCGATCAGGCCCACGGGTCCGCGCTTGATCCAGCCCGTGGCGTAGATGCCGGGAACAGGGTTGCCGCCGGCATCCAGGACACGGCCGCCTTCGTTGGGGACCACACCGCGCCTGGCATCGTATTCCAGCTCGTCCAGCGGGGAGCCGTGGTAGCCGACTGCGCGGTACACCGCCTGCACGGGGTATTGCGGGAACTCCCCGGTGCCTTTGACATTTCCCGTGCCGTCCAGCTGCATGCGCTCAAACTTGATGCCGGTAACGCGCCCGGGGTGCGCCGCGTCGTCGACAATCTCAACGGGGCTGTGCAGGAAATGCAGGTGCAGGCGGCGGGAGGAAGGCTGCTCCGCTTCGGCGTGTTCCTCCACGAGCCAGTTGGTCATGGTGTTGACCATGGTCTTGATCTGGTTGTTGCTGCGGATGGCGTCGTCCGAGGCTTCATCGAATTCGAAGTCCTCCGGGTACAGCACGATGTCCACATCCTCGGCGTGGCTTAGTTCGCGCAGTTCCAGGGGTGTGAACTTCACCTGGGCCGGGCCGCGGCGGCCGAAGACGTGCACATCAGTGACCGGGGAGTTCTTCAGGGCCCGGTAGACGTTGTCCGGAATTTCGGTGACCAGTAGTTCGTCAGCGTGCTTGACCAGCATGCGGGCCACATCCAGGGCCACATTCCCGTTGCCGATCACCGCTATTTCCTTGGCATCCAGCGGCCAGTCGCGGGGGACGTCCGGGTGGCCGTCATACCAGGAGACGAAGTCCGCGCCGCCGAAGGAGCCTTCCAGCTCGACGCCGGCCACGTTTAGGTCAGCGTCCTTGATGGCTCCAGTGGAGAAGATCACTGCGTCGTAGAAGGCGCGGAAGTCGTGCAGTGTGACGTCGCGGCCATAGGTGACGTTGCCCAGGAAACGGATATCGCCTCGGTCCAGGACTTTGTGGAGCGCATTCACGATTCCCTTGATGCGGGGATGGTCAGGTGCCACGCCGTAACGGATCAGTCCATAGGGAGCCGGGTAAGCCTCGAAGAGATCGATGCTGACCTCGAAGTCGCCGTCCTTGACCTCGTTGGACTTGGTCAGGATGTCCGCAGCATAGACACCGGCCGGTCCTGCGCCCACAATGGCGACGCGGAGAGGACGTTTGGAGGTGGTTTCGGCTGAGTTGGACACCGGGAGCCCTTCTGGAACATGGAGACTGCGCCTGATCAGTTAGCGCACAGTTTCCTATTCTAATTGTCCACGGGATCCCGCGGTGAACCCCGTGACGCAGATCGCACCCGACTGATCTCCCGGGGCACAGCTGAACGGGAGGAATACTGTCCCGGAAGATGGTGTTATTGATCTTGTGCCTACCCCCGATACGTCCCAGTCCCGTTCCGCCGTAGCTGCTCCGGTCTTGAAGTCCCCCGGTCCGGCCACAACGGCGGTCAAGGCCGTGGACAGGGAGTCGAGGGCGGGGATCCTCTTCGGCATCGGCGCCTACGGGCTGTGGGGGCTGCTGCCGCTGTACTTCTTTGTGCTGCAGCCTGCGGGGGCCGTTGAAATCGTGGCCAACCGTGTGGTCTGGTCCCTCTTGTTCTGCACCCTGCTGATCACCGTCACCCGGTCCTGGCGGGTACTGGCAGCGGCATTCCGGGACCGTTCAGTTCTGTCGACACTCGGCATTGCCGCCGGACTCATCGCGGTGAACTGGCTGACCTATACCTACGGCGTGACCACCGGGCAGGCCGTAGA
This genomic interval from Micrococcaceae bacterium Sec5.7 contains the following:
- a CDS encoding DUF1801 domain-containing protein; its protein translation is MPATIEEFNRGLDGTIAEVARKLEPLIGRGLPGSEAKVWHGHPVWFRGKDPLVGYKPYPRFVTLMFWQGQQFADPGDLKPASNQMAVIKYASPDEVDEAAVLEWARQAQSLAAE
- a CDS encoding DUF779 domain-containing protein — translated: MSQTRLDAAVTLPGEEFSRVALTAETVELLRKLWLQHGPLMFHQSGGCCDGSSPMCYPAGEFITGDADVLLGSFEISDGGSSGGAQPLEFWMSREQFNYWSHTHLTVDVVPGRGSGFSVEAPEGKRFLIRSTLMNWPV
- a CDS encoding peroxidase family protein, which codes for MPVPFRLMAAATTLMLPIAMGLPVVAANAVAAPVGQGFTVTPSDLSFILKQIKIAEAHVANTTSATGPCGALVGNGPNQLASPLLSFGLRTVDGSCNNLQAGQETFGSADQTFPRLGSKSFRPAESGSFGGPPTATSYAQKSGSVFDSQPRVISNLIVDQTSTNPAAIAAAGFPVRTQGNQGVVPCTTDPTPTAAGIPAGCVPSHNTLFIPNVTTDVGLSPPYNSLFTLFGQFFDHGVDQTVKGGGTVYVPLKADDPLIPGPDHILGTADDLNPNLRFMVLTRGQNQPGPDGILGNADDVQDATNTDSPWVDQSQTYTSHPSHQVFVRKYVNNTAGRPVSTGELLGGPAGPTAGGMATWTTTKAQARTLLGIQLVDRDVTKIPMMAADAYGKFIPGPARGLPQFVTATGLVEANRAANGGRGTLVPSNVRYFNTPFLTDIANNADPSPQDTDHNPATPPVAPVPDADTTASADFASQPAGTYDDEMLNAHFIAGDGRVNENIGLTTIHQIFHSEHDRLIGDIKKVLTTDTSASGNAALAEWKSAAGASGWNGERLFQAARFITEMEYQHLVFEEFARKIQPAINPFAVFAFTQTELNPAIKAEFAHAVYRFGHSMLTETISRRNEDLPGPDAVFGTADDVRGTENDISLLHGFLNPPAYTDGGPAGVLTSKQAAGSVIMGMSDQVANELDEFVTDTLRNNLLGLPLDLPTINMTRARSEGIPTLNVLRRELFNSTNDGQLKPYINWIDYGENLKHPESLINFVAAYGKHPSITGETTLAGKRTAARKIVSPDALAGDVAPADAAAFMNSTDAWANNGTASITGLDNIDLWVGGLAEKTNLFGGLLGSTFNYVFEKQLTDLQQGDRLYYLARTPGMNLRAQLEGNSFAELMMRNTNAHSLKADAFATADCKFELKNLAGTAAGFTASGNTVADDPASECNETALLIRMPDGTIKYKAVNSVNPAGINGQSVYNGTAGVDRVSGGNDNDTFWGGLGNDIIEGGGGADIALGGEGNDIITDFAGDDVPKGGPGNDAIDAGPGLDIIMGGDGNDFTNGGANINETFAGAGDDFAIAGQGEDAVFGDSGNDWEEGGDSPDLLIGDSSNLFFLDDSQKPGHDILIGQGGDDDYDMEGGDDIGVAGPGVEKVAGASGYDWEIGQSDPQPQDADLALPIAPLGILQVGVRDRFNEVEALSGGNLNDTLRGDSIVPSARGGAGFIGCDVLDQAGLDRIAGLDALVPALNTPADSVIAASASKDCPLLTPGTNVWGDGNILLGGAGSDLIEGRGGDDIIDGDAYLSVRLSVRTDPNNPATQIGSAGIEGPGQSAMTSQYLRDAAGALTGPTLQEAVFAGTVNPGNIVAVREILTGSGGTDSAVFSDIQANYTVTTVPLGAALGSPGSVTTVVHNGGGADGTDTLRNVERLVFSDTVAPAAPIIGAATAGNGQATVNFTPAAGGLATGFSVRVVNAAGTQLGALRSAPAGATSLVVTGLANGTPVRFQVSASNAIGTSAFSAFSNTVTPVAPVVPGAPRIGTSVAGNAQVTVNWLAPLPVANAAPITGYRIRTFVGASTTPVRTTAVGNVTSAVMGTLINGTSYTFIVNAVNSVGTSVNSAPSVAVTPRTEFVAPTVTARTPAAGATSVSQTGNLTVTFSEPVTNVSSTTFVLRLGATVIPATVTYNNATRTATLDPTSTLTADRTYTLALSSIRDTAGNTIASTSWQFTTGPAPTIVAVTPGLGATNTSRTANVTVRFSEPVTNVTAGTVVLRLGTTVVPATVTYNSATNTATLNPSSTLLANRTYTMAVSSVSDLAGNRIAFRSWTFTTGAV
- the adhP gene encoding alcohol dehydrogenase AdhP is translated as MMTTMQAAVVTEFGKDLQIQTLPIPTPGRGEALVKVLTTGVCHTDLHAAEGDWPVKPTPPFVPGHEGVGEVVALGEGVTDLAVGDLVGNAWLWSACGDCQYCRTGWETLCEAQQNAGYSVDGSFGEYMLVDTRFAARIPAGSDPVEVAPVLCAGVTVYKGLKMTEAKPGQWVTISGIGGLGHIAVQYAVAMGLRVAAVDIADDKLALAKKHGAELTVNALHEDPVEVIQRETGGCHGVLVTAVHPSAFGQAIGMARRGGTIVFNGLPPGDFPAPIFEIVLKGLTVRGSIVGTRQDLEEALDFYAQGKIHPTVSTRELSEVNAVLDEMKHAKIDGRVVLRF
- a CDS encoding GAF domain-containing protein, with product MRNLIHPAAPGGDAAELIQRNALAGHEHLGVKSLVSPQAQEIPGLRSLIQESWQRSAELHANPDNPEAPLAMDREELEEYRRQHPLAAIMPVIHKLLVQPSHDSGLLVAVGDEVGRLLWVEGDPVMLRRAEGMMFVPGADWSEATVGTSAPGTALALGRGIQISGAEHYKRSVHPWSCTAVPFHDPDSGALLGVVDITGTASAVAPHTLSLVEATVAAAQAQLRVERLQLAASQSRTPARRRNSGSAAKSGNASESSLYRNSLQVLGRDQALLSIEGRTMPLSARHSEILALLSTHPDGLSAEELSVLLYPGDGSTMTLRAEMVRLRKILQQLNPAAVPESRPYKLTMDLVPDSGQVLNCLQRGAHRIALEIYRGAVLPRSEAPGIVELRDRVSSLMREAVLTDGSAESLLKYAGLPEARDDVGVRIAALKLLPPRSPKRAAVVADLERLETELSA
- a CDS encoding aldehyde dehydrogenase family protein, yielding MTVYAQPGTEGSKVTFKDRYENWIGGEWVPPVKGQYFENITPVTGKAFCEVARGTAEDIELALDAAHKIAPSWGKTSVAERAAILNKIADRIDENVEMLAVAESWDNGKPIRETLNADIPLAADHFRYFASAVRAQEGRLSQLDDDTTAYHYHEPLGVVGQIIPWNFPILMAVWKLAPALAAGNAVVLKPAEQTPSSILVLMELIGDLLPAGVLNVVNGFGVEAGKPLASSPRIRKIAFTGETSTGRLISQYASQNLIPVTLELGGKSPNIFFNDVADSNDAFYDKAQEGFALFAFNQGEVCTCPSRALVQDDIYDSFMADAVARVEKIIQGNPLDTHTQLGAQASNDQLEKILSYIDIGKQEGAKLLTGGARAELPGDLAGGYYVQPTIFEGHNRMRIFQEEIFGPVVSVTRFSDYNDAMGIANDTLYGLGAGVWSRNGNVAYRAGREIQAGRVWVNNYHAYPAGAAFGGYKSSGIGRENHSMMLDHYQQTKNLLVSYNENKLGFF